A genomic segment from Calditrichota bacterium encodes:
- a CDS encoding AAA family ATPase — MKKPQFEEVPVERLRWHCDPATLPFSSTAEVSIAEKILGQDRAVQALRMGLDISSVGYNIFVTGQAGTGRTTTVRHLLASRRGKAIPDDKLYVNNFKNPDAPMAISLPAGKGRAFRKDMAEAIAALRKQIPQLFESDQYAQRRQRLLDSYGEQDRKVVEAFEARARKEGFAVIQVQVGPITKPDLVPIIEGSPVPMEQLDLLVAQNRLPEANAARLKKAYPELLKELPNVLKELRKNQAALRQKLSELDAHFAHDLVAPVIADLKEKYKDEKVHRYLDDVQESIMERLDLFRRTDGEGERDSSGGVDPFLDYQVNLIVDNAETKGAPVIFENSPTYQNLFGTIERVADGRGMWRADFTRIKAGSFLRANGGFLVLNALDALVEPGVWQTLKRTLRNRQVEIQSFEPFFMFTTTALKPEPI; from the coding sequence ATGAAGAAGCCACAGTTCGAGGAGGTGCCAGTCGAACGCCTCCGCTGGCACTGTGATCCGGCAACTCTGCCGTTTTCCTCAACTGCAGAAGTCTCCATCGCAGAGAAGATTCTGGGGCAAGATCGCGCGGTGCAGGCCCTCCGCATGGGATTGGACATCAGCAGCGTGGGCTACAACATCTTCGTAACTGGCCAGGCGGGGACAGGCCGCACCACCACCGTGCGCCACCTTCTGGCGAGCCGCCGTGGCAAAGCCATTCCCGATGACAAGCTGTACGTGAACAATTTCAAGAACCCCGATGCCCCGATGGCCATTAGTCTGCCGGCAGGAAAGGGCAGGGCTTTTCGTAAGGACATGGCGGAGGCCATCGCCGCGCTGCGCAAGCAGATCCCCCAACTCTTCGAGAGCGACCAATACGCCCAGCGTCGCCAGCGCCTGCTCGATTCGTATGGTGAGCAGGACCGCAAAGTGGTCGAGGCATTCGAGGCACGGGCACGCAAGGAGGGCTTTGCCGTCATCCAGGTACAGGTGGGACCAATAACCAAGCCTGACCTCGTGCCAATCATCGAAGGCTCGCCTGTGCCAATGGAACAGCTCGACTTGCTGGTGGCCCAAAACCGACTGCCAGAAGCCAACGCCGCCCGGCTCAAGAAGGCATATCCGGAGCTGCTCAAAGAACTGCCCAACGTGCTGAAAGAGCTGCGCAAGAACCAGGCTGCGCTGCGTCAGAAGCTAAGCGAACTTGACGCCCACTTTGCCCACGACCTGGTCGCGCCGGTGATTGCCGACCTGAAGGAGAAATACAAAGACGAAAAGGTGCATCGCTACTTGGACGACGTGCAAGAGAGCATCATGGAGCGACTGGACCTTTTCCGCAGGACGGATGGTGAGGGCGAGCGCGACTCATCCGGGGGCGTTGACCCTTTCCTGGACTACCAGGTCAACCTCATCGTCGACAACGCCGAGACCAAGGGGGCGCCGGTCATCTTCGAGAATTCACCCACCTATCAGAACCTTTTCGGCACCATCGAACGGGTGGCAGACGGCCGCGGCATGTGGCGCGCCGACTTTACCAGGATCAAGGCAGGCTCCTTCCTGCGCGCCAATGGCGGTTTCCTGGTGCTCAACGCCTTGGATGCGCTGGTAGAACCGGGCGTCTGGCAGACCCTGAAGCGCACCCTGCGCAACCGGCAAGTGGAAATCCAAAGCTTCGAGCCGTTCTTTATGTTCACCACCACGGCCTTGAAACCGGAGCCCATC